AGCATCTGACCCGTCTCCAAAGCCTTTTTCCGGAACCGCCATCTCCAACTGGGAGCCTTTGCCCGAGACGATCGTCGAGGGTGGCCGAGTCAGCCCCGAGGTCCGCAACCGTGTAAAGAGCGTGATGGAGCGCAATGATCGCCGGCGCCAGCGGCGATTAACGCAAGCGGCCGATGTTAATATCCAGCAATTTTCTTGCGATATTGGCGGTGTCATTTCCGCGGAAGTACTGAACTTCAGCCGAGGCGGCATCTGCATCGCCAGCCCGGTCCCGATGGTGGGCAACACCGTTGTGCAGTGCCAAATTGGCATGCTCGACCTGCACATCGCCATCCCGACGCTGATGCAAGTGGTGTGGGTGGAAGAAACAGGCGCGCAGTTCGAAATCGGATTGCGTTATCTATTCTAATCCGACGGGGCTGCTTGTAATCAAAAAGTCGGACCGGAAACTGGATCAGGTCTGGCTAAAGTATGTAGGCGAGGCCGCTACGATACTCGCCGGCGTGACCTCTCTGAACCCAGCGAACCTGGGCCATCGTGGGGATGGTGATCCGGAGATCGACCGAGATATCACAGCGAACTACGGCCGAATACGGCAACGGCACAGCAGTCGACAAGCATATGCCGCTCTCGCTGGCGTTGCGACTGACGCAGCCGATGGTAGATGAATTCTCGGAAATTTTTTGCCCGGCAGAAAGTTCCTGGATAGTGACGACCACGGTGAAAGGATATCTTTTGGTGCGGCGCTTCTCTTCAATCCCAGGATCAGCATTCATACTCGTGCCTACCGTATGACGTGCATTGTTCGATTGTTT
The Terriglobales bacterium DNA segment above includes these coding regions:
- a CDS encoding PilZ domain-containing protein, with product MLDEASDPSPKPFSGTAISNWEPLPETIVEGGRVSPEVRNRVKSVMERNDRRRQRRLTQAADVNIQQFSCDIGGVISAEVLNFSRGGICIASPVPMVGNTVVQCQIGMLDLHIAIPTLMQVVWVEETGAQFEIGLRYLF